The following proteins are encoded in a genomic region of Syngnathus acus chromosome 22, fSynAcu1.2, whole genome shotgun sequence:
- the ccdc28b gene encoding coiled-coil domain-containing protein 28B, which translates to MEDKRKKRSPKVSLPQPPPPPINPRKVSVLPASKSATFSLGLPQPPSPKNRGKYKRSVGVAGQPKEVFAGVVAPPKTTRAHKDKPKAPQPAGPSKVVQSSPLQHSFLTDVSDVREMEGGLLNLLNDFHSGKLQAFGKVCSFEQLEHVREMQEKLARLHFSMDSHVEELSEDQRKCASDHNLEHLLGNLEELSTSIQKLHLAENQDLPKTSAP; encoded by the exons ATGGAGGACAAGCGCAAGAAAAGGAGCCCCAAAGTGTCCCTCCCGCAGCCACCTCCTCCCCCTATCAACCCACGGAAGGTCTCTGTCCTACCTGCCAGCAAAAGCGCCACCTTCTCTCTCGGCCTGCCGCAGCCCCCCTCACCAAAAAACCGAGGGAAGTACAAAAGGTCTGTTGGAGTGGCGGGACAACCCAAAGAGGTGTTCGCTGGAGTGGTGGCTCCACCCAAGACTACCAG GGCTCACAAGGACAAGCCCAAGGCCCCCCAGCCTGCAGGGCCCAGTAAAGTAGTGCAGTCGTCCCCCCTGCAGCACTCCTTTCTTACCGATGTGTCCGACGTGCGAGAGATGGAAGGAGGCCTCTTGAACCTCCTCAATGATTTCCACTCGGGAAAGCTGCAGGCTTTTG GTAAGGTGTGCTCCTTCGAGCAACTGGAGCACGTGCGCGAGATGCAGGAGAAGCTGGCACGACTTCACTTCAGTATGGACAGCCACGTGGAGGAGCTTTCCGAGGACCAGAGGAAGTGTGCTTCGGACCACAACTTGGAACACCTGCTCGGCAAC CTGGAAGAGCTCAGCACATCCAT ACAAAAGCTCCACTTGGCTGAGAACCAAGACCTGCCCAAGACATCTGCTCCCTGA